Proteins from a single region of Haloterrigena alkaliphila:
- a CDS encoding D-2-hydroxyacid dehydrogenase — MSDADAPDVLVLRTGTHGMPVEEYAAAIRERIPELTVELARTPAAEREKIANAPFVTGMTVDEDMVAAADALEVFACAYAGTGHLPLETFEERGVAVTNASGVHGPNIGEHVLGAILHFTRRFHVAERQQRRREWRHYQAHELQGSTVTVVGLGAIGQSVCERLDPFGVETIGVRYTPEKGGPTDEVIGFEGEAFDDALARTDYLVLACPLTETTRGLLDHEAFVTMNPDAVLVNIARGPVVDTDALVAALRSNWIRGASLDVTDPEPLPEDHPLWTFENVQITPHNAGHTPEYYERLADIVAENARRFADDPDAELENQVLP, encoded by the coding sequence ATGAGCGACGCCGACGCGCCGGACGTGCTCGTCCTCCGGACGGGCACCCACGGCATGCCAGTCGAGGAGTACGCCGCCGCGATCCGCGAGCGAATCCCGGAGCTGACGGTCGAACTCGCGCGCACGCCCGCCGCGGAGCGCGAGAAAATCGCGAACGCCCCGTTCGTCACTGGAATGACCGTCGACGAGGACATGGTCGCGGCCGCCGACGCCCTCGAGGTGTTCGCCTGCGCCTACGCGGGGACCGGTCACCTCCCTCTCGAGACGTTCGAGGAGCGGGGCGTCGCGGTCACGAACGCCTCGGGCGTCCACGGCCCGAACATCGGCGAGCACGTGCTGGGGGCGATACTGCACTTCACCCGGCGGTTCCACGTCGCCGAGCGCCAGCAGCGCCGCCGGGAGTGGCGCCACTACCAGGCCCACGAGTTGCAGGGGTCGACGGTGACGGTCGTCGGACTGGGCGCGATCGGCCAGTCGGTCTGCGAGCGCCTCGACCCCTTCGGCGTGGAGACGATCGGCGTCCGCTACACGCCGGAGAAGGGCGGCCCGACCGACGAGGTGATCGGCTTCGAGGGGGAGGCGTTCGACGACGCGCTCGCGCGGACCGACTACCTCGTGCTGGCGTGTCCGCTCACGGAGACCACGCGCGGGCTGCTCGATCACGAGGCGTTCGTGACGATGAATCCCGACGCCGTGCTGGTCAATATCGCCCGCGGCCCGGTCGTCGACACCGACGCGCTGGTCGCGGCGCTGCGCTCGAACTGGATCCGCGGCGCCTCGCTGGACGTCACCGATCCCGAACCGCTGCCCGAGGACCACCCGCTGTGGACCTTCGAGAACGTCCAGATCACGCCCCACAACGCGGGGCACACGCCCGAGTACTACGAGCGACTGGCCGACATCGTCGCCGAGAACGCCCGCCGGTTCGCCGACGACCCCGACGCGGAACTCGAGAATCAGGTCCTGCCCTGA
- a CDS encoding universal stress protein — MTLTFDGTVLVPVADPDDGERTAAALAPLLTDRSTAVLVNVVEKAGGAPDKASVEQREEYAEEIFERARGPLEATDAAVETEIRYGTDVVDEIFAEARDRDVDAVVFTAREGSRFAELLTGSVARRLVKEAAVPVVALPHGDD; from the coding sequence ATGACGCTCACGTTCGACGGCACGGTGCTGGTCCCCGTGGCCGACCCGGACGACGGCGAGCGGACCGCGGCGGCGCTGGCGCCGCTGCTCACGGACCGAAGTACGGCGGTCCTCGTCAACGTGGTCGAGAAAGCCGGCGGCGCGCCGGACAAAGCCTCGGTCGAACAGCGCGAGGAGTACGCCGAGGAGATTTTCGAGCGCGCGCGCGGGCCGCTCGAGGCCACCGACGCGGCGGTCGAGACGGAGATCCGGTACGGGACCGACGTCGTGGACGAGATCTTCGCCGAGGCTCGAGACCGCGACGTCGACGCCGTCGTCTTCACGGCCCGGGAGGGGAGTCGATTCGCCGAACTGCTGACCGGCAGCGTGGCGCGGCGACTGGTCAAAGAAGCGGCCGTTCCGGTCGTCGCGCTGCCACACGGCGACGACTGA
- a CDS encoding TrmB family transcriptional regulator, producing the protein MPTEEQAVGLLTELGLTEYEARCFVALSRVATATASEIATLSDVPRSRVYDAVDRLHRRGLVDVQQSEPREYRAISKNAALEALREQYESTIASADEALSGLRQSNDLEEKGAWAIADHEHVSNRINEFLDDVEEEIYVLLAEGDVLETQLLEALAAASDRGVDVIVESGTEDTEERVASAVPDATVAVTDLAADSSTLETKRFSRIVMVDRRSVLLGAVTEQPRPGQVEETAIWAKGPDHGLVVGLRHILGARIDAEDVFG; encoded by the coding sequence ATGCCTACCGAAGAGCAGGCAGTCGGTCTCCTGACGGAACTCGGGCTGACCGAGTACGAGGCGCGCTGTTTCGTCGCGCTCTCGCGGGTCGCGACGGCGACCGCTTCGGAGATCGCCACGCTCTCGGACGTGCCGCGTTCGCGCGTCTACGACGCGGTCGACCGGCTCCACCGTCGGGGCCTAGTCGACGTCCAGCAATCCGAGCCCCGAGAGTACCGGGCGATTTCGAAGAACGCAGCCCTCGAGGCGCTCCGGGAGCAGTACGAGTCGACGATCGCGTCGGCCGACGAGGCGCTCTCGGGGCTGCGCCAGTCGAACGACCTCGAGGAGAAGGGCGCGTGGGCGATCGCCGACCACGAGCACGTCTCCAATCGAATCAACGAGTTTCTCGATGACGTCGAGGAGGAGATCTACGTCCTGCTGGCCGAGGGCGACGTGCTGGAGACCCAACTCCTCGAGGCGCTGGCGGCGGCGAGCGATCGCGGCGTCGACGTGATCGTCGAATCCGGAACCGAGGACACCGAAGAGCGGGTCGCGTCGGCGGTTCCCGACGCGACGGTCGCCGTCACGGACCTCGCGGCCGATTCGTCGACCCTCGAGACCAAGCGCTTCAGCCGAATCGTCATGGTCGATCGGCGATCGGTGCTGCTCGGCGCCGTCACCGAGCAGCCCCGCCCGGGGCAGGTCGAGGAGACGGCCATCTGGGCGAAGGGCCCGGATCACGGGCTGGTCGTCGGTCTTCGGCACATCCTCGGCGCGCGCATCGACGCGGAGGACGTCTTCGGGTGA
- a CDS encoding DUF7344 domain-containing protein, protein MLPVISDPESLTPVGAAGSADETGSTVDLLADPRRRSILRYLEDCEEAVSLSDLADHMTLEEQDHRRGAIAECGDALLGTRRRVRIALRHVHVPKLAADGAVDFNPDENTVSLRGAGADLLARACALETAVDAGTRRPQPQ, encoded by the coding sequence ATGCTTCCCGTGATTTCCGATCCCGAGTCCCTGACGCCGGTCGGGGCCGCGGGATCGGCCGACGAGACGGGGTCGACGGTCGACCTCCTCGCCGATCCCCGCCGTCGGAGTATCCTCCGCTATCTCGAAGACTGCGAGGAGGCGGTCTCGCTCTCCGATCTCGCCGATCACATGACTCTCGAGGAACAGGACCACCGACGCGGCGCGATCGCCGAGTGCGGCGACGCGCTGCTGGGCACCCGCCGCCGGGTGCGGATCGCCCTGCGCCACGTCCACGTCCCGAAATTGGCGGCCGACGGCGCCGTCGACTTTAATCCCGACGAGAACACCGTCTCCCTCCGCGGGGCCGGCGCCGACCTGCTCGCGCGGGCGTGTGCCCTCGAGACGGCGGTCGATGCCGGCACGCGCAGGCCTCAGCCCCAGTAG
- the asd gene encoding aspartate-semialdehyde dehydrogenase, protein MAVRAGVLGATGAVGQRLIQLLDPHPDFEIAALTASESSAGKSYRQAAKWRVDSPIPNDVADMTVRETDPDDVPNDVDLIFSSLPSSVGAEVEPGFCEAGYVVSSNSSNGRMDDDIPLVIPEVNPEHIDLLEVQRDERGWDGAMVKNPNCSTITFVPTLAALTDYGLEKVHVSTLQAVSGAGYDGVTSMEIIDNAIPYIGSEEDKLETESRKLLGEFDGAELTHNGMEVAASCNRIPTIDGHLENVWVETEEDLTADAAAEAMREYPSLDLRSSPEPLIHVFEEPDRPQPRMDRTLGGGMAVAAGGLQESPFGLQYNCLAHNTIRGAAGASVLNGELLLDQGYI, encoded by the coding sequence ATGGCAGTACGAGCAGGCGTCCTCGGTGCGACCGGTGCCGTCGGACAGCGACTGATCCAGCTTCTCGATCCACACCCCGACTTCGAGATCGCAGCACTGACCGCCAGCGAATCCAGCGCGGGCAAGTCGTATCGCCAGGCCGCGAAGTGGCGCGTCGACAGCCCGATTCCGAACGACGTCGCCGACATGACCGTCCGCGAGACCGACCCCGACGACGTCCCGAACGACGTCGACCTCATCTTCTCGTCGCTCCCCTCGAGCGTCGGCGCGGAGGTCGAGCCCGGGTTCTGCGAGGCCGGCTACGTCGTCTCCTCGAACTCCTCGAACGGTCGGATGGACGACGATATTCCGCTCGTGATCCCGGAGGTCAACCCCGAACACATCGACCTGCTGGAGGTCCAGCGCGACGAGCGCGGCTGGGACGGCGCGATGGTCAAGAACCCCAACTGCTCGACGATCACCTTCGTCCCCACCCTCGCGGCGCTGACCGACTACGGCCTCGAGAAGGTCCACGTCTCGACGCTGCAGGCCGTCTCCGGCGCGGGCTACGACGGCGTCACCTCGATGGAGATCATCGACAACGCCATCCCCTACATCGGCAGCGAGGAGGACAAGCTCGAGACCGAGTCCCGGAAACTGCTCGGCGAGTTCGACGGCGCCGAACTGACCCACAACGGCATGGAGGTCGCCGCCTCCTGTAACCGCATCCCGACCATCGACGGCCACCTCGAGAACGTCTGGGTCGAGACCGAGGAGGACCTCACCGCCGACGCGGCCGCCGAGGCCATGCGCGAGTACCCGTCGCTCGACCTGCGCTCCTCGCCGGAGCCGCTCATCCACGTCTTCGAGGAACCCGACCGGCCCCAGCCCCGGATGGACCGCACGCTCGGCGGCGGAATGGCCGTCGCCGCGGGTGGCCTCCAGGAGTCGCCGTTCGGCCTCCAGTACAACTGTCTCGCACACAACACCATCCGCGGCGCCGCCGGCGCGAGCGTGCTCAACGGCGAACTGCTGCTCGATCAGGGCTACATCTAA
- a CDS encoding 30S ribosomal protein S17e → MAIKPAYVKKTGTLLLERYPDAFTTDFEQNKDSVSKLTNVESKGVRNRIAGYVTRKKSSQAATA, encoded by the coding sequence ATGGCAATCAAACCGGCCTACGTCAAGAAGACCGGGACCCTCCTCCTGGAGCGGTATCCGGACGCGTTTACGACCGACTTCGAACAGAACAAAGACAGCGTCAGCAAGCTCACCAACGTCGAGTCCAAGGGCGTTCGCAACCGGATCGCGGGCTACGTCACCCGGAAGAAGAGTTCCCAGGCGGCGACCGCATAA
- a CDS encoding DUF447 domain-containing protein codes for MTAEESRPDDRGARDSSPNGSATADWPVPLSGVTETVVATRGPNGLWNFAALGVFAPDGETCDEDHAGDDGPAANDASDGGRAANEYVTARTWGRTRTRGNFHRRGEGYVQFVDDPVVFADAALSIVEREEPLLESASAWVRVAVDPLESGTDAGTEWEEWALRLLESAVESTRVPTVDRGFGAVVEATVAASRLGVAGYDDDELRERLAYCASVVDRAGGPREREALERVREHAEW; via the coding sequence ATGACCGCCGAGGAGTCGCGGCCCGACGACCGAGGCGCGCGCGACTCGAGCCCCAATGGGTCCGCTACCGCCGACTGGCCCGTTCCGCTGTCGGGAGTCACCGAAACCGTCGTGGCGACCCGCGGACCGAACGGCCTGTGGAACTTCGCGGCACTCGGGGTGTTCGCCCCCGACGGCGAGACGTGCGACGAGGACCACGCCGGTGACGACGGACCCGCCGCTAACGACGCCAGTGACGGCGGACGCGCTGCCAACGAGTACGTCACCGCGCGCACGTGGGGCCGGACCCGCACCCGAGGCAACTTTCACCGGCGGGGCGAGGGCTACGTGCAGTTCGTCGACGATCCAGTCGTCTTCGCCGACGCCGCGCTCTCGATCGTCGAGCGCGAGGAGCCGCTCCTCGAGTCCGCCAGCGCGTGGGTTCGCGTCGCCGTCGACCCCCTCGAGTCGGGGACCGACGCGGGAACCGAATGGGAGGAGTGGGCGCTCCGCCTCCTCGAGTCCGCCGTGGAGTCGACGAGGGTGCCGACCGTCGACCGCGGGTTCGGCGCCGTCGTCGAGGCGACCGTCGCCGCGTCGCGACTCGGCGTGGCGGGCTACGACGACGACGAACTCCGGGAACGCCTCGCGTACTGCGCGTCGGTCGTCGACCGCGCCGGCGGGCCGCGCGAGCGCGAGGCGCTCGAGCGCGTTCGCGAGCACGCGGAGTGGTAA
- a CDS encoding triphosphoribosyl-dephospho-CoA synthase has translation MRTPARNAELALLLEVAGTPKPGNVDRHRDLEDLRFEHFLAGAVGAREGLELAGDGAAVGAAFERAVAGMAEQGGGNTQFGSLLLLVPLVRAAREELAQPTVEAVCEDTTVADAADFYRAFDRVDVFVGDPPADMEPLDVRRGSDAVPALEDRGLTLLDVMERSVPGDDVAREWVTGFERSFAAAERLADADPDAPVTKRTAAVFLSLLADRPDTLVATRSGEAVAREVSDRAAELLERDALETDPDAVETFADDLVARGVNPGTTADVTAAGLFIALEREAIAV, from the coding sequence ATGCGAACGCCGGCGCGGAACGCGGAACTGGCGCTGCTGCTCGAGGTCGCGGGCACCCCCAAGCCGGGGAACGTGGATCGCCACCGCGACCTCGAGGACCTGCGATTCGAACACTTTCTGGCGGGCGCCGTCGGGGCCCGCGAGGGGCTCGAACTGGCCGGAGACGGAGCGGCGGTCGGCGCGGCTTTCGAACGCGCCGTCGCGGGAATGGCCGAACAGGGCGGGGGCAACACCCAGTTCGGCTCGCTGCTGTTGCTCGTGCCGCTGGTCCGGGCCGCTCGCGAGGAGTTGGCCCAGCCGACCGTCGAGGCCGTCTGCGAGGACACCACCGTCGCCGACGCGGCCGACTTCTACCGGGCGTTCGACCGCGTCGACGTCTTCGTCGGCGACCCGCCCGCGGACATGGAACCGCTGGACGTCCGCCGCGGGAGCGACGCCGTCCCGGCCCTCGAGGACCGGGGGCTGACGCTGCTGGACGTGATGGAGCGCAGCGTCCCCGGCGACGACGTCGCCCGCGAGTGGGTGACCGGCTTCGAGCGCTCCTTTGCCGCCGCCGAACGGCTCGCCGACGCCGATCCGGACGCGCCGGTGACGAAGCGAACCGCCGCGGTCTTTCTGTCGCTGCTGGCCGACCGTCCCGACACGCTCGTCGCGACCCGTAGCGGCGAGGCCGTCGCCCGCGAGGTGAGCGACCGCGCGGCCGAACTGCTCGAGCGCGACGCCCTCGAGACCGACCCCGACGCGGTCGAGACCTTCGCGGACGACCTCGTCGCCCGCGGCGTCAATCCGGGGACGACCGCCGACGTCACGGCCGCGGGGCTGTTCATCGCCCTCGAGCGGGAGGCGATCGCGGTATGA
- a CDS encoding tRNA-dihydrouridine synthase produces the protein MFTPPLALASLSGDADAEWARAGSEYAGAAVLGGIAVDEESRAAARELVARERNEFLPDDPLAFIDRQLAGLEDAPVQPGFNVRSATPDPVADAARICRDRDAFLEINAHCRQDELCAVGCGETLLRDRERLSTYVRRAADTGATVGVKVRAEVSGVDLPALAVALEDAGADYVHVDAMDSESVIADVVDATDLFVVANNGVRDDATVREYVEYGADAVSVGRPSDDPAVLERVREAVDRHLGLEARSSR, from the coding sequence ATGTTCACACCCCCTCTCGCCCTCGCGAGTCTCAGCGGCGACGCCGACGCCGAGTGGGCCCGCGCCGGATCCGAGTACGCCGGCGCGGCGGTCCTCGGCGGCATCGCCGTCGACGAGGAGTCCCGCGCGGCGGCGCGGGAACTCGTCGCCCGCGAGCGCAACGAGTTCCTCCCCGACGACCCGCTGGCGTTCATCGACCGCCAGCTCGCCGGCCTCGAGGACGCGCCCGTCCAGCCGGGGTTCAACGTCCGGAGTGCGACCCCGGACCCCGTCGCCGACGCGGCGCGGATCTGCCGGGACCGGGACGCCTTCCTCGAGATCAACGCCCACTGCCGGCAGGACGAGCTCTGCGCGGTCGGCTGCGGCGAGACGCTCCTGCGCGACCGCGAGCGCCTCTCTACCTACGTCCGCCGAGCGGCCGACACCGGCGCCACCGTCGGCGTGAAGGTCCGCGCCGAGGTCTCCGGCGTCGACCTCCCCGCGCTGGCGGTCGCCCTCGAGGACGCGGGCGCCGACTACGTCCACGTCGACGCGATGGACTCCGAGTCGGTGATCGCGGACGTCGTCGACGCCACCGATCTCTTCGTCGTCGCCAACAACGGCGTCCGCGACGACGCGACCGTCCGGGAGTACGTCGAGTACGGCGCCGACGCGGTCAGCGTCGGCCGTCCCAGCGACGACCCCGCCGTGCTCGAGCGAGTTCGGGAGGCCGTGGATCGACACCTCGGGCTCGAGGCGCGGTCGTCGCGGTAA
- the cofD gene encoding 2-phospho-L-lactate transferase — protein sequence MVTFLSGGTGTPKLLDGAAAAFSPEETTVVANTGDDIELGGLFVSPDVDTLLFQGGGVLDRETWWGIDGDTHRTNAALSDIASAAGLPDGPQYLSDDKQTAGREIANWRRFSGTGEFMTIGDRDRAVHITRTSLLDQGHTLSEATERLAAAFGLTIDLLPMSDDPVASLVHTDEGMMHFQEYWVDRRGEPAVETVEFRGSSDAEPAPGVLEALEDTVVIGPSNPVTSIGPMLTLPGVADALGQATVVAVSPFLGDEAFSGPAGDLMEAVNAEPSTEGLATAYPFADAFVIDDGDDATFDRPTIQTDIRIDSPGDAARVARAVAEAIEIVD from the coding sequence ATGGTAACCTTCCTCTCCGGAGGCACCGGAACGCCGAAGCTGTTAGACGGTGCCGCCGCCGCGTTCTCGCCGGAGGAGACCACCGTCGTCGCCAACACGGGCGACGACATCGAGCTCGGCGGGCTGTTCGTCTCGCCGGACGTCGATACGCTGCTGTTTCAGGGTGGCGGGGTACTCGATCGCGAGACGTGGTGGGGAATCGACGGCGACACGCACCGGACCAACGCGGCGCTGTCGGACATCGCCTCGGCCGCGGGACTGCCCGACGGCCCGCAGTATCTGTCCGACGACAAACAGACGGCGGGCCGGGAGATCGCGAACTGGCGGCGCTTCTCGGGGACCGGCGAGTTCATGACGATCGGCGACCGCGACCGCGCGGTCCACATCACCCGGACGAGTCTGCTCGATCAGGGCCACACGCTGAGCGAGGCGACCGAGCGACTCGCCGCCGCCTTCGGGCTGACGATAGACCTGCTGCCGATGAGCGACGATCCCGTCGCGAGCCTCGTCCACACCGACGAGGGGATGATGCACTTTCAGGAGTACTGGGTCGACCGTCGGGGCGAGCCGGCCGTCGAGACCGTCGAGTTCCGCGGCTCGTCGGACGCCGAACCCGCGCCGGGCGTCCTCGAGGCGCTCGAGGACACCGTCGTCATCGGCCCCTCGAACCCCGTCACGAGCATCGGCCCGATGCTGACGCTGCCCGGCGTCGCCGACGCGCTCGGGCAGGCGACGGTCGTCGCCGTCTCGCCGTTCCTCGGCGACGAGGCGTTCTCGGGACCCGCCGGCGACCTCATGGAAGCGGTCAACGCCGAGCCGAGCACCGAGGGGCTGGCGACGGCCTACCCCTTCGCCGACGCGTTCGTGATCGACGACGGCGACGACGCGACGTTCGACCGGCCGACGATCCAGACCGACATCCGGATCGACTCGCCGGGGGACGCCGCGCGGGTCGCACGCGCGGTCGCCGAAGCCATCGAGATCGTCGACTAA
- a CDS encoding ATP-dependent DNA ligase encodes MEFATFADRAAAIEAEPADLESIALVSELLDDAGDDVETVARFVQGRVFPAWDSTKLDIGPSTCYEAIARAAGTNVSSDDVEERLAEVGEIGAVAASYDFGGQQGLGAFTGGGGSDDGSSGDGSDDRGSGSGGGGTAGGDLTVGEVADTLADLAAAEGSGSQDRKVDLLFGLFNRCSSEEARYLARLVLSEMRIGVGEGTVRDAISEAFDVPTERVERALQVSNDYGQVARVARDEGLEGLDSMALEVGRPVQAMLAQAGTVTDALEEWDEAAVEWKYDGARIQLHHDPASGGNGESAGETRVFSRNMEDVTDALPEVVEFAEETLEEPAILDGEVVAIDEDGAPLPFQEVLKRFRRKHDVAKAREDVTVRPVFFDCLHAGGEDLLEEPLTARHDRLRAVLADGDDNASLEDATVDDERDIEGLSLLWTTDDPDEIESIDAGALEAGHEGIMLKDPDSTYSPGRRGKHWRKRKPDVETLDCVVTGAEWGEGRRATFLGTFELSVRDGDDLETVGKVATGITDEKLAELTELLEPHIAQEEGQAVDLEPAVVFEVGYEEIQTSPTYSSGYALRFPRFQGVRHDKDSEGADSIERIERLRE; translated from the coding sequence ATGGAGTTCGCCACGTTCGCCGACCGGGCCGCCGCGATCGAAGCCGAACCCGCCGACCTCGAGAGCATCGCCCTCGTCAGCGAGTTGCTCGACGATGCGGGGGACGATGTCGAGACGGTCGCCCGGTTCGTTCAGGGACGCGTGTTCCCGGCCTGGGACTCGACGAAACTCGACATCGGCCCGTCGACGTGTTACGAGGCGATCGCTCGAGCGGCCGGGACGAACGTGAGCAGCGACGACGTCGAGGAGCGACTGGCCGAGGTCGGCGAGATCGGCGCGGTGGCCGCGAGCTACGACTTCGGCGGCCAGCAGGGACTCGGCGCCTTCACGGGGGGCGGCGGGTCCGACGACGGCAGCTCTGGCGATGGGTCCGACGACCGCGGCTCCGGCTCCGGCGGTGGCGGAACCGCGGGCGGCGACCTCACCGTCGGCGAGGTCGCCGACACGCTCGCGGACCTCGCCGCCGCCGAAGGGTCGGGGAGTCAGGACCGCAAGGTCGACCTCCTCTTCGGGCTCTTCAACCGCTGCTCGAGCGAGGAGGCCCGCTACCTCGCCCGACTCGTCCTCTCGGAGATGCGCATCGGCGTCGGCGAGGGCACGGTCAGGGACGCGATAAGCGAGGCGTTCGACGTCCCCACGGAGCGCGTCGAGCGCGCTCTGCAGGTGTCGAACGACTACGGACAGGTGGCCCGCGTCGCCCGCGACGAGGGCCTCGAGGGACTCGATTCGATGGCCCTCGAGGTCGGGCGGCCGGTTCAGGCGATGCTCGCGCAGGCGGGGACGGTGACCGACGCGCTCGAGGAGTGGGACGAGGCCGCCGTGGAGTGGAAGTACGACGGGGCCAGAATCCAGTTGCACCACGATCCGGCGAGCGGCGGTAACGGCGAGTCGGCGGGTGAAACCCGCGTCTTCTCGCGAAACATGGAGGACGTCACCGACGCGCTCCCCGAAGTCGTCGAGTTCGCCGAGGAAACCCTCGAGGAGCCCGCGATTCTGGACGGCGAGGTCGTCGCGATCGACGAGGACGGCGCCCCGCTCCCCTTCCAGGAGGTGCTCAAGCGCTTCCGGCGGAAACACGACGTCGCGAAGGCCCGCGAGGACGTGACGGTTCGCCCCGTCTTCTTCGACTGCCTGCACGCTGGCGGCGAGGACCTGCTCGAGGAGCCGCTGACGGCGCGCCACGACCGATTGCGGGCGGTGCTCGCCGACGGTGACGACAACGCGTCCCTCGAGGACGCGACCGTCGACGACGAGCGAGATATCGAGGGGCTCTCCCTGCTCTGGACCACCGACGACCCCGACGAGATCGAGTCCATCGACGCCGGGGCCCTCGAGGCGGGCCACGAGGGGATCATGCTCAAGGATCCCGACTCGACCTACTCGCCGGGACGGCGGGGAAAGCACTGGCGGAAGCGCAAACCGGACGTGGAGACCCTCGATTGCGTCGTCACCGGCGCGGAGTGGGGCGAGGGTCGCCGGGCGACGTTCCTCGGCACGTTCGAACTCTCCGTCCGCGACGGTGACGACTTGGAGACGGTCGGGAAGGTCGCGACCGGCATCACCGACGAGAAACTCGCGGAGTTGACCGAACTGCTCGAGCCACACATCGCGCAGGAGGAGGGACAAGCGGTCGACCTCGAGCCCGCGGTCGTCTTCGAGGTCGGCTACGAGGAGATCCAGACCTCGCCGACCTACTCGTCGGGCTACGCGCTGCGCTTCCCGCGGTTTCAGGGCGTCCGTCACGACAAGGATTCCGAGGGTGCCGACTCGATCGAGCGGATCGAACGCCTTCGGGAGTGA
- the hisC gene encoding histidinol-phosphate transaminase → MQPRDLADHVAYEAGRGIEEVARELGRDPSEFVKLASNENPHGPSPAAAVALREAASSVSSYPKAAHADLTAAIADRWSVSDDQIWLANGGDGAIDYLHRAALEPDDTVCVPTPGFAYYGMSARYHHGEVREYALERADDFAQTADTVLESYDGDRVVWVISPHNPTGSTMPLEEIERLADETDEETLVVVDEAYGEFADRDSAVALIEGRDGFDARDDIAVLRTFSKAYGLAGVRLGYAVVPDEWGAAYARVNTPFAASELACRAGLAAIDDDEHVERTVETARESRASMRENIDARVWESEGNFVLVDVGDATAVAEELQQRGVIVRDCSSFGLPACIRITCGTTEETERAVETLNEVLADLGLETDGGEETPGTDDTPDADDGDDPTNADDGDDPTEAEVVDT, encoded by the coding sequence ATGCAACCGCGCGACCTGGCCGATCACGTCGCCTACGAGGCGGGTCGAGGCATCGAGGAAGTCGCCCGCGAACTCGGGCGCGACCCCTCGGAGTTCGTCAAACTCGCCTCCAACGAGAACCCGCACGGCCCCTCCCCCGCGGCCGCCGTGGCGCTCCGCGAAGCCGCCTCGAGCGTCAGTTCCTATCCGAAAGCCGCCCACGCCGACCTGACCGCCGCGATCGCCGACCGCTGGTCCGTCTCGGACGACCAGATCTGGCTGGCCAACGGCGGCGACGGCGCGATCGACTACCTCCACCGGGCCGCGCTCGAGCCAGACGACACCGTCTGCGTCCCGACGCCCGGCTTCGCCTACTACGGGATGAGCGCCCGCTACCACCACGGCGAGGTCCGGGAGTACGCCCTCGAGCGCGCAGACGACTTCGCACAGACAGCCGACACCGTCCTCGAGAGTTACGACGGCGACCGGGTCGTCTGGGTCATCAGCCCGCACAATCCGACGGGGTCGACGATGCCCCTCGAGGAGATCGAGCGGCTCGCCGACGAGACCGACGAGGAGACGCTGGTCGTGGTCGACGAGGCCTACGGCGAGTTCGCCGACCGCGATAGTGCGGTCGCCCTGATCGAGGGCCGCGACGGGTTCGACGCCCGCGACGATATCGCCGTCCTCCGGACGTTCTCGAAGGCTTACGGGCTGGCCGGCGTGCGACTCGGCTACGCCGTCGTCCCCGACGAGTGGGGCGCGGCCTACGCCCGCGTGAACACGCCGTTCGCGGCGAGCGAACTCGCCTGTCGGGCCGGCCTCGCCGCGATCGACGACGACGAACACGTCGAGCGGACCGTCGAGACGGCCCGCGAGTCACGCGCGTCCATGCGCGAGAATATCGACGCCCGCGTCTGGGAGAGCGAGGGCAACTTCGTCCTCGTCGACGTCGGCGACGCCACCGCGGTCGCCGAGGAGCTGCAACAACGCGGCGTCATCGTCCGCGACTGCTCGAGCTTCGGGCTGCCGGCCTGTATCCGCATTACCTGTGGCACCACCGAGGAGACCGAGCGCGCCGTCGAGACGCTCAACGAGGTGCTCGCGGATCTCGGCCTCGAGACCGACGGCGGGGAGGAGACTCCCGGTACGGACGATACCCCCGACGCGGACGACGGCGACGATCCCACCAACGCAGACGACGGCGACGACCCCACCGAGGCGGAGGTGGTCGACACGTGA